A window from Candidatus Coatesbacteria bacterium encodes these proteins:
- a CDS encoding 3-isopropylmalate dehydratase: protein MTRVWTYGDDVNTDQMFPGKYTYTCSTPEEIAPHLFEDLDATFAAEASAGDVILAGEYFGCGSSREHPAKGLRHVGVRAVIAKSFARIFFRSAINQGLLVIECPAAVEAYSTGDEVTVDEENGVVKVGGEEFAFAAYPPKVRAILEAGGLVPYLQSQK, encoded by the coding sequence ATGACCCGTGTCTGGACCTACGGCGACGACGTCAACACCGATCAGATGTTCCCCGGCAAGTACACCTACACCTGCTCGACCCCCGAGGAGATCGCCCCCCACCTCTTCGAGGATCTTGACGCGACGTTCGCCGCGGAAGCGAGCGCCGGTGACGTAATCCTCGCCGGCGAGTACTTCGGCTGCGGCAGCTCCCGGGAGCATCCGGCCAAGGGACTGCGCCACGTCGGCGTCCGCGCCGTGATAGCAAAAAGCTTCGCCCGGATCTTCTTCCGCAGCGCCATCAACCAGGGCCTGTTGGTCATCGAGTGCCCGGCAGCCGTCGAGGCCTACTCGACGGGCGACGAGGTGACCGTCGACGAGGAGAACGGCGTGGTCAAGGTCGGCGGCGAGGAGTTCGCCTTCGCCGCCTACCCGCCCAAGGTGCGGGCCATCCTCGAGGCCGGCGGCCTGGTGCCCTACCTGCAGTCGCAGAAGTAA